The window CTTCTTGAAAGAGGATCTCCCCAACTTCACGTTTAACTTGGTATTCCGGTAGTCTAAAAATCAACGGGACAAGGATGCGTCTCAGATCATCGGAAACATGAGCGTTGTGGAGGCCTTCAAAAAGCGGTGCAAGACGATGTTGTGTATCTATTGAAAGTTTTCTGAAGTAGTCAATCTCCTCCGGAGTAAATGTTCCAACTACGGTCTGTTGAAGCGTGCCGACAGGACCGTTGACCGCAAAAAAAGAACCAGAGGGTATTGGGACCTGATGTTCCATAATGGGGTAACTATGCAAAAACCAAGATTGCAAAGAAGTGAGCGGCATTTCCGGATGATAATAGCGTTCTCTCTGAAGCAGATATTCGAATTCTTGTGGAGTAAGAGGTTCAAGTCGTCGTTGTGGATTATGTAACTGATTTGCTAGCCAATCGACTCCGACTCCCGCGCCAAAAACAAGTAGCACTGCTCCACCGATAATTCCGGTTTTTACGACAACTGAAGGTGCATTTCTCAATAAGATGGAAATACCAGCCGCTACTACGGGCGCCGCTACGGGAAGTATCTGATGAACAATTTCAGTTTCTGTGGGTGTAACTCCAGCCCATGTCAGAACAGGCGATACGATAATTCTTGGAAAAATTGAATTGGGTCTCATACAGCCTTTTCTTCGGCAATCCGCTAAAAAAGTTGCCTAATTATTTGTACGCCGCAAGTTGTTGAAATAGCAAGGGGCGTATGTTACATCTTCATCCATGAGAGATTATTGCTTGGCGGCCATTGAAATGGCAAGGGAAGCGGGTCAGTTACAGATGGACCGCTTGCCCAAAGAAAAGGTAATCACCTATAAAGAGCAGAATAAATTCAACATTGTGACCCAAGTCGACAAAGAATGTGAAAAGTTGATCTGCGATTATATTAAAGGAAAATTTCCCGGACACGATATTTTGGCGGAGGAGGGCGGCGGCCACAACACAAAGTCCGATTGGCTTTGGATCATCGACCCTATCGATGGAACAGTTAATTATGCCCACGGTTATCCCCTTTTTTCCGTTTCGATCGGGCTGATGCATAAGGGAAAAATGGTGGTGGGTGTGGTCTATGAACCGAATCTTGATGAAATGTTTGTGGGAGAGTGCGGGGGTGGTGCCGTTTGCAATGACAAACCGATCCGGGTTTCCAAAAATAAATTGCTTGAAGGATCCATGATCGCCACGGGTTTTGCCTACAATGTTAACGAGACACGGATGAATAATATCGATCACTTCAACGATTTTATTTTGAAATGTCATGCGGTGCGTCGCGATGGAGTAGCCTCAACAGATATGTGTTATGTGGCTTGCGGGCGTTTTGATGGGTTTTGGGAATTATTTTTGAAACCGTGGGATATTGCTGGGGCGAGTGTGATTATAGAAGAAGCCGGTGGAACGCTTACAATGTACGATGGCAAACCGCTCAACATTTTCGGCGACGAAATTGTTGCAAGCAATGGCTTGATCCACAACGAAATGCTTAAAGTGCTTAAGTGCGTTAGTGTCTAAGTGCTTAAGTTTTTGACTTACGTACTTAAGTACTCAAGCACTTACGCACTGTATTTATGATTGATCCAAATAAAAAAGAGGAGATTCCGATCCGCGCGAGTGACGTTTGTCACCGAGCTTTCGAATTGATGAAGGCCAAACAGTATGATGACGCGGAAAAGTTGCTCGCCAACAACATGGCACACACGGAAGATCCTTCCGCCACGGCTTTGTACCACTCCGCGATGGGTGTGTTGTATAAAATAAAGGGGGAATTCAAGACAGCGTGGCGTCACTATCAAAGAGCGGAAAAATTGCTCCCCGAAGATCCTGCCCTGAAAATCATCATAGCCCGTTTGTTGCTGGAAGAATTTTCGGAATATGACGGCGCCATCAAACGTGCAAAAAAAGTTTTGAAGATACTTCCCAATAATCCTGTTTTCGCGCATCAGGCGTATACAACGCTGGGCTTGGCCTACTGCAGAAAAGGTGAAAAACAAAAGTCGATTGAAGTGTTGGAGAAATCGTGGGGAAATGATTTTGAAAATTTTATCACGTCTAAAAATATCGATTTTCATTTGGTGGAAATGGTGCTTCGCCGTGGATGGGGCCTCTCCAGTTGTTACCGGTTCATGAATAAAGCGCTCGTTTTTGCAAAAAACCGCAAAGAACAACCTTTCGTCGACACCTTTCAAAAAATGCTTTCCGCTTTCGAACAGGAATACTTGGGAGAAAAGGACAGAAGATAGAAAACAGATGACAGATGACAGAAAGCAGAAGATATAAAGAATGGAAAATAAAAAAGGAATAAAAACGTATCGTGATTTGAAAGTTTATCAACTTTCTTATCAGCTGGCTTTGAACATTTTTGAATTGACAAAAAATTTCCCAAGGGAGGAACTCTACTCTTTAACAGACCAGACAAGAAGGTCTTCTAGGTCCATCCCTGCAAATATCCGCGAGGGATTTGCAAAAAAGAGATATAAAAATTTGTTCATTAGACATCTTAACGATGCTTTAGGTTCTTGTGAAGAGACAAGGACTTGGCTGGAATTTGCGAAGGACTGAAAATATATGAATGATGAAACTTTTGATGAGTTGAATAAAAAGTATGATGAAGTCAGTGCCATGGTTTTTTCGTTGATGAATAAATGGCAGTCATTCTGATTCCTGACTTCTGTTTTCTGACGCCTTATCTGATTCTACAAGACCCATGTGGATTGATACGCATTGTCATTTGGCGGGTGAGGAATTCGACGCCGATCGTACGGAAGTTCTTAAAAGAGCGCGTGAAGCGGGCGTGCAAACCATCATTGTGATTGGCGCGGGCGATGGATTGGAGGGAAACCGCCATGCATGCGCATTGGCAGAAAAAACTCCTTCTGTTTATGTTGCTGTTGGGGTTCAACCGCATGATGCCGG of the Deltaproteobacteria bacterium genome contains:
- a CDS encoding inositol monophosphatase, coding for MRDYCLAAIEMAREAGQLQMDRLPKEKVITYKEQNKFNIVTQVDKECEKLICDYIKGKFPGHDILAEEGGGHNTKSDWLWIIDPIDGTVNYAHGYPLFSVSIGLMHKGKMVVGVVYEPNLDEMFVGECGGGAVCNDKPIRVSKNKLLEGSMIATGFAYNVNETRMNNIDHFNDFILKCHAVRRDGVASTDMCYVACGRFDGFWELFLKPWDIAGASVIIEEAGGTLTMYDGKPLNIFGDEIVASNGLIHNEMLKVLKCVSV